A single Oncorhynchus mykiss isolate Arlee chromosome 22, USDA_OmykA_1.1, whole genome shotgun sequence DNA region contains:
- the LOC110501462 gene encoding Golgi reassembly-stacking protein 2 produces the protein MGGAQSIEIPGGGSEGYHVLRVQENSPGHLAGLEPFFDFIISISDTRLNKDNDTLKDLLKVNVEKPIKMLVYSSKTLELRETTVTPSNMWGGQGLMGVSIRFCSFEGANENVWHVLEVEPNSPAALAGLRPLTDYIIGADTVMNESEDLFSLIETHEGKGLKLYVYNTDTDNCREVVITPNSEWGGEGSLGCGIGYGYLHRIPTQPFEEGKKISFPGQIPSEPVSPLKDGFTEVQLSAVSPQPAVPAAPTGLKQNLSDLSISSAPLTVPNALQTGVTTMPLLPSQVGPLLSTVPPILPATTLPPILPATTLPGLMSLPGGLPPLPNLPNLNFTLPDFGTVSLPGIGGMPPAGFPPLAPLPPLNLSMLNSQLPLVPGVTLPPSEFTLPPVSANVKVSYEQRPALIPDTKSSVVIDKLTETLLPTPVASFEPTEATSESS, from the exons ATGGGGGGAGCACAGAGCATCGAAATACCTGGAGGAGGATCCGAAGGTTATCACGTCCTCAGA GTGCAAGAGAACTCCCCTGGTCATCTTGCAGGATTGGAACCATTCTTTGACTTTATTATTTCCATCAGTGACACAAGATTG AACAAAGATAATGACACATTAAAAGACTTGCTGAAGGTGAACGTGGAGAAACCCATCAAGATGCTGGTATACAGCAGCAAGACACTTGAGCTGAGGGAGACAACAGTCACACCCAGCAACATGTGGGGAGGCCAGGGGCTGATGGGTGTCAGCATCCGATTCTGCAGCTTCGAAGGAGCCAATGAGAATGTGTGGCATGTTTTG GAAGTTGAGCCAAATTCTCCTGCAGCCCTGGCTGGTTTGAGACCACTCACTGACTACATCATAGGTGCAGACACTGTCATGAACGAG TCTGAAGATCTGTTCTCCCTCATTGAAACTCATGAAGGGAAAGGGCTTAAGTTGTATGTGTATAACACTGACACGGACAACTGTCGGGAGGTGGTCATCACTCCAAACTCTGAATGGGGTGGAGAGGGCAG CCTAGGTTGTGGGATTGGCTATGGCTATCTGCACAGGATACCCACACAGCCATTTGAAGAGGGTAAGAAGATCAGTTTCCCCGGACAGATTCCAAGTGAGCCGGTTTCCCCACTCAAGGATGGCTTCACAGAG GTTCAGCTCTCTGCTGTCAGTCCTCAACCTGCGGTGCCTGCTGCTCCTACTGGGTTGAAACAAAATCTTTCTGACCTGTCAATCAGCTCAGCTCCTCTCACTGTACCAAACGCTCTACAAACAG GAGTGACTACTATGCCACTGTTGCCTAGCCAAGTCGGCCCGCTGCTAAGCACCGTACCTCCAATCCTCCCTGCTACCACGTTACCTCCAATCCTCCCTGCTACCACGTTACCAG GTCTAATGTCGTTACCCGGAGGACTACCTCCCCTTCCCAACCTGCCAAATTTGAATTTCACTTTGCCAGACTTCGGCACTGTATCGTTACCAGGTATCGGAGGGATGCCACCAGCAG GTTTCCCTCCATTGgcccctcttcctcccctaaATCTATCCATGCTCAACTCCCAGCTGCCCCTGGTTCCAGGGGTAACTCTGCCTCCATCTGAGTTCACTCTTCCACCTGTCTCTGCAAATGTCAAAGTCTCCTATGAGCAGAGACCTGCCCTCATCCCGGACACAAAATCCTCCGTGGTCATTGACAAATTGACAGAAACACTCCTCCCTACACCAGTGGCCTCCTTTGAACCAACAGAAGCAACCTCCGAGTCCTCCTAA